One Bos taurus isolate L1 Dominette 01449 registration number 42190680 breed Hereford chromosome 3, ARS-UCD2.0, whole genome shotgun sequence DNA window includes the following coding sequences:
- the SMIM42 gene encoding small integral membrane protein 42, which produces MSSPQLPAFLWDKHTLTTTLSDPAYLVKVLFFFALLMTLVTLLILVWKVTRDKGNKNREPDQRKEVTLLA; this is translated from the coding sequence ATGTCTTCCCCACAGCTTCCAGCCTTCTTATGGGACAAGCATACACTAACCACAACCTTATCTGATCCTGCTTACCTGGTCAAAGTCCTCTTCTTCTTTGCACTCCTGATGACTCTGGTCACATTACTTATCCTAGTCTGGAAGGTAACCAGAGACAAAGGCAACAAAAACAGAGAACCAGACCAAAGAAAGGAGGTGACACTGCTGGCTTGA